A segment of the Streptomyces sp. L2 genome:
CGCCTCCACCGTGTCCTGGAGCGGTGTCACCTCGACCCGCTCGCCCCGCTGGTTCTCCGAGCGGGACAGCTCCTGCAAGTCACCGATCAGCGCCGCCAGTTCCGTCATCTGCGCCTTCACCGAGGCGAGCAGCGCCTTGCGGTCCTCCGGGGGCAGCGGACGGCCCGTCTCCTCACTGCGGGTGAGGAGCTCGATGTTCGTCCGCAGCGAGGTCAGCGGGGTACGCAACTCATGACCGGCGTCCGCGATCAGCTGCTGCTGCATCTCGCGCGAGCTGGCCAGCGAGGAGGTCATCGAGTTGAACGACCGCGACAGCCGGGCCACTTCGTCCTCGCTGTCGTCGTCCACGGGGATCCGGATCGCGAGGTCCTCCGTCCGGGCCACGTGTTCCACGGCCTCGGTGAGCTTGTCGACGGGGCGCAGGCCCGCCCGGGCCACGGCGAGGCCCGCCGCCCCGGCCCCTATGACACCCACCCCGGAGACGAGGAGCAGGATCAGGGCGAGGTCGTTGAGGGTCTTCTCGGTGCTGCGCAGGGAGACGGCGTTGATGACGGCGGCCTTGACGAGAGAGTTGTCCGCGGTGTTGCGCAGCGCCTGCGGTACGACCAGCACCCGCACCGGGGTGCCGTCGGTGTCCGTGCTGTTGTGGAACTCCCCGTGGTCGTCGGAGGTCCCCGCCCGCTCGACCGCGTCCCGGTCGATGCCCGTGACCTTGACCCGGCCCAGCGAGCTGGTGAACAGGCACACGCTGCCGTCCGGCTTCACCACCTCCGAGTACGTGCTCCGGAAGCCGCCGAAGTACGGCGAGGGCTTCTGCAGGCACAGGGCCAGGGCGGAGTTCACCTGGTTCTCCAGCTGGTGCTGCGGTACGGCGACCGCCTTCTGCAGGTCCTGGTCCGCCTGGTCGTACAGCTTGCCCTTGACGATGAACCAGCACGTCACCGACACCGCCGCCACCGCGAACGCCACCGCCGCCGCGACCAGCATCGCCAGCCGGGCCCGGATCGGCAGGGCGCGGTAGCGGCGCAGGAGCCTCTTCACTCCGCGCCGCCCTGCCGCAGCACATAGCCCACGCCCCGCACGGTGTGCACGAGGCGCGGCTCGCCGCCGGCCTCGGTCTTGCGGCGCAGGTACATGACGTAGACGTCCAGGGAGTTGGACGACGGCTCGAAGTCGAAGCCCCAGACCGCCTTCAGGATCTGCTCGCGGGTGAGCACCTGGCGCGGGTGGGCCATGAACATCTCCAGCAGCGTGAACTCGGTCCGGGTCAGCTCGACCTGGCGCTCGCCCCGCGTCACCTCCCGGGTCGCGAGGTCCATCCGCAGGTCGGCGAAGGCCAGCGCCTCGTCCTCCTGGGCCTGCGCCGACACCGCCGCCGCGTAGGAGCTGCGCCGCAGCAGGGCGCGGATACGGGCGAACAGCTCGTCCAGCTCGAACGGCTTGACCAGGTAGTCGTCGGCGCCCGCGTCCAGCCCCGTCACCCGGTCGCCGACGGTGTCGCGGGCCGTCAGCATCAGGATCGGCAGTGTG
Coding sequences within it:
- a CDS encoding HAMP domain-containing sensor histidine kinase — protein: MKRLLRRYRALPIRARLAMLVAAAVAFAVAAVSVTCWFIVKGKLYDQADQDLQKAVAVPQHQLENQVNSALALCLQKPSPYFGGFRSTYSEVVKPDGSVCLFTSSLGRVKVTGIDRDAVERAGTSDDHGEFHNSTDTDGTPVRVLVVPQALRNTADNSLVKAAVINAVSLRSTEKTLNDLALILLLVSGVGVIGAGAAGLAVARAGLRPVDKLTEAVEHVARTEDLAIRIPVDDDSEDEVARLSRSFNSMTSSLASSREMQQQLIADAGHELRTPLTSLRTNIELLTRSEETGRPLPPEDRKALLASVKAQMTELAALIGDLQELSRSENQRGERVEVTPLQDTVEAALRRARLRGPELTITADLEPWFVRAEPSALERAIVNILDNAVKFSPEGGTIEVRLTGGVLTVRDHGPGIPVEELPHVFDRFWRSPSARALPGSGLGLSIVARTVRQAGGEVALGLAEDGGTVATVRLPGAPTAPPEAM
- a CDS encoding response regulator transcription factor, translating into MSPADGDRDRDPQRILIVDDEPAVREALRRSLAFEGYDTEVAVDGADALEKTGAYQPDLIVLDIQMPRMDGLTAARRIRGAGDTLPILMLTARDTVGDRVTGLDAGADDYLVKPFELDELFARIRALLRRSSYAAAVSAQAQEDEALAFADLRMDLATREVTRGERQVELTRTEFTLLEMFMAHPRQVLTREQILKAVWGFDFEPSSNSLDVYVMYLRRKTEAGGEPRLVHTVRGVGYVLRQGGAE